From a single Chloroflexota bacterium genomic region:
- a CDS encoding DSD1 family PLP-dependent enzyme, producing the protein MWPPDPSAVGLSVHELDTPSLILDLDAVERNLDRLDQALAGSRVRARPHTKTHKTPNIALMQLARGAIGICCAKLGEAEVMAAGGVGPILVTTEVVGDAKIRRLLGVAKQVEVLTVVDDAGAAARLSEAATAAGVRLRCLIDVNVGQNRTGVEPGAPAVALAERLNGLGGLQLVGLQGYEGHLQHVREPEARREANASAMQLLSQTAELLTEQGHRVDIVSTAGTGTFRYAAEWPLITEVQPGSYVVMDSDYGAVQGVGFENGLSVLVSVVSTQRTNAAVVDAGYKTLSSDSGAPAVRGLDATYGFMGDEHGKLTFENGCPVRPGDKVELIPSHCDTTINLHDVYYVTRGGTVVAVWPIAARGRVR; encoded by the coding sequence ATGTGGCCCCCCGATCCGAGCGCTGTCGGTCTGTCCGTCCACGAGCTAGATACACCCTCGCTGATCCTCGACCTTGACGCCGTCGAGCGGAACCTGGATCGCCTGGATCAGGCGCTGGCCGGTTCCCGCGTGCGCGCCCGGCCGCACACCAAGACCCACAAGACGCCGAACATCGCGCTGATGCAACTGGCGCGCGGGGCCATCGGGATCTGCTGCGCCAAGCTTGGCGAGGCCGAGGTCATGGCGGCCGGCGGCGTCGGCCCGATTCTGGTCACGACCGAGGTCGTTGGCGACGCCAAGATCCGACGGCTGCTCGGGGTAGCGAAGCAGGTCGAGGTGCTGACCGTCGTGGACGATGCCGGGGCGGCTGCCCGGCTCTCGGAGGCGGCGACAGCAGCCGGCGTTCGCCTCCGGTGCCTGATCGACGTCAACGTGGGGCAGAATCGCACCGGCGTCGAGCCTGGCGCGCCGGCCGTGGCATTGGCCGAGCGTCTGAATGGCCTCGGCGGCCTCCAGCTTGTGGGCCTCCAGGGGTACGAGGGGCACCTCCAGCACGTCCGCGAGCCTGAGGCGCGCCGCGAGGCGAACGCCAGCGCGATGCAGCTCCTGTCCCAGACCGCCGAGCTGCTGACCGAGCAGGGCCACCGCGTAGACATCGTCAGCACGGCCGGCACCGGCACATTCCGCTACGCCGCCGAGTGGCCGCTGATCACCGAAGTCCAGCCCGGATCGTACGTCGTGATGGACAGTGACTACGGCGCAGTGCAGGGCGTCGGCTTCGAGAACGGTCTGTCCGTGCTGGTCTCCGTCGTCTCGACCCAGCGGACGAATGCGGCGGTCGTGGACGCTGGCTACAAGACGCTCAGCAGCGACTCAGGTGCGCCGGCCGTGCGCGGCCTCGATGCGACCTACGGGTTCATGGGCGATGAGCACGGCAAGCTGACCTTCGAGAACGGCTGTCCGGTGCGCCCCGGCGACAAGGTCGAGCTGATCCCGAGCCACTGCGACACGACGATTAACCTCCACGATGTCTACTACGTGACGCGCGGGGGCACGGTCGTGGCGGTCTGGCCCATCGCGGCGCGAGGCCGCGTCCGATAG